The following proteins are encoded in a genomic region of Sesamum indicum cultivar Zhongzhi No. 13 linkage group LG8, S_indicum_v1.0, whole genome shotgun sequence:
- the LOC105167350 gene encoding uncharacterized protein LOC105167350 isoform X2, which translates to MGRGAGISVLAVSASAPRVAPPAVSGVGREDHWGSFDNSVNAVSFGFVATAILISMFLVMAIFERFLRPRSPDAAGGGGRIPAGGDANMRKLDDPSPKMTVYPRGVSVLMPGESVPTFLAHPAPAPCPPDSGSPPNASSF; encoded by the exons ATGGGAAGAGGTGCTGGTATTAGCGTGCTTGCTGTGTCGGCATCGGCGCCAAGGGTGGCCCCGCCGGCGGTGAGTGGTGTGGGCAGAGAGGATCACTGGGGGAGCTTTGACAACTCCGTGAATGCCGTGTCGTTTGGGTTCGTGGCCACCGCTATCCTCATCTCTATGTTCCTTGTCATGGCCATTTTCGAGAGGTTTCTCCGGCCAAGATCCCCGGATGCCGCCGGTGGTGGCGGCCGTATTCCAGCTGGCGGTGACGCAAACATGAGAAAACTAGACGACCCTTCTCCCAAG ATGACCGTTTATCCCAGAGGAGTCTCGGTGCTAATGCCAGGAGAAAGCGTTCCTACTTTCCTTGCACATCCGGCGCCAGCGCCTTGCCCGCCGGACTCCGGCTCTCCACCTAATGCTTCATCATTTTAA
- the LOC105167350 gene encoding uncharacterized protein LOC105167350 isoform X1, with protein MGRGAGISVLAVSASAPRVAPPAVSGVGREDHWGSFDNSVNAVSFGFVATAILISMFLVMAIFERFLRPRSPDAAGGGGRIPAGGDANMRKLDDPSPKDENGSAIIDSISIKECKSTLRLLSSIPLSPPKKKKKKRFLVFHVCAVSGEISYVFSVNVITFFLE; from the exons ATGGGAAGAGGTGCTGGTATTAGCGTGCTTGCTGTGTCGGCATCGGCGCCAAGGGTGGCCCCGCCGGCGGTGAGTGGTGTGGGCAGAGAGGATCACTGGGGGAGCTTTGACAACTCCGTGAATGCCGTGTCGTTTGGGTTCGTGGCCACCGCTATCCTCATCTCTATGTTCCTTGTCATGGCCATTTTCGAGAGGTTTCTCCGGCCAAGATCCCCGGATGCCGCCGGTGGTGGCGGCCGTATTCCAGCTGGCGGTGACGCAAACATGAGAAAACTAGACGACCCTTCTCCCAAG GATGAAAATGGCTCTGCCATAATCGATTCCATTTCCATAAAGGAATGTAAGAGCACTCTTAGGCTTTTATCATCCATACCTCTTTCCCCtcccaagaagaagaaaaagaaacggTTTCTGGTTTTCCATGTTTGTGCAGTGAGTGGAGAAATTAGCTATGTTTTTAGTGTGAATGTCATTACCTTTTTCTTAGAATGA